The following proteins are co-located in the Desulfatitalea tepidiphila genome:
- a CDS encoding succinate dehydrogenase cytochrome b subunit yields the protein MKWLLDTLASSIGKKLMMALTGFCFCLFLAVHLAGNLTLFGGREMFNSYAAHLHALGVLLLVGEWVLLLFALVHIVTGLTLFYQNIKARPNRYAVNKSAGGRTIGSATMPYTGVLLLAFIVFHLINFHFVDKTQTTIFDIVSQAFASPMYVGIYVIAMIVAAVHVSHGFWSAFQTVGANHPKYMPMIRTLSIVFALVVGFGFGILPIFVSISA from the coding sequence ATGAAGTGGTTGTTGGATACGCTGGCTTCATCGATCGGCAAAAAGCTGATGATGGCTCTGACCGGATTTTGTTTCTGCCTGTTTCTGGCCGTGCATCTTGCCGGCAATTTGACGTTGTTCGGGGGCAGGGAGATGTTCAATAGTTACGCCGCCCACCTGCACGCCCTGGGGGTTCTCCTGTTGGTAGGCGAATGGGTATTGTTGCTGTTTGCCCTGGTACACATTGTAACCGGACTGACCTTGTTTTACCAGAATATCAAGGCCAGGCCCAACCGCTATGCGGTGAATAAAAGCGCCGGCGGGCGAACGATCGGATCTGCGACGATGCCATATACGGGCGTCCTGTTGCTGGCCTTTATCGTTTTTCACCTGATCAATTTTCATTTTGTCGACAAGACCCAGACGACTATCTTCGACATCGTTTCCCAGGCGTTTGCCAGCCCCATGTATGTCGGCATCTATGTGATCGCCATGATTGTGGCAGCCGTGCATGTCAGTCACGGGTTCTGGAGTGCATTTCAAACCGTCGGCGCCAACCACCCCAAATATATGCCGATGATTCGGACCTTGAGTATCGTGTTTGCCCTGGTGGTCGGCTTTGGTTTTGGCATACTGCCCATCTTCGTTTCCATCAGCGCATAA
- a CDS encoding HD domain-containing protein, with amino-acid sequence MERIAALVFEALFLKQIPRSGYQFLGAGGESVAEHTYAATFIAFVLAKLEPMADSERLISMCLMHDLPEARTGDLNYVQKRYVKPDEAEARVDALRGLPFGDQIGSLLAEFNQGTSLESKLARDADQLALLVDLKCLKDVGYQSPQKWLPHVLDRMQTDVARQLAQALIDSHRDDWWYRLFC; translated from the coding sequence ATGGAAAGAATTGCAGCACTCGTATTCGAAGCACTCTTCTTGAAACAGATACCGCGCAGCGGCTACCAGTTTCTCGGCGCCGGAGGAGAATCGGTCGCCGAGCACACTTATGCCGCCACCTTCATTGCCTTTGTGTTGGCTAAGTTGGAACCCATGGCCGACAGCGAGCGCCTGATCAGCATGTGTCTGATGCATGACCTTCCCGAAGCACGCACCGGTGATCTAAACTACGTCCAAAAACGCTATGTGAAACCCGATGAGGCTGAAGCAAGGGTCGATGCCTTGCGGGGCCTGCCATTCGGTGATCAGATCGGTTCCCTTCTGGCTGAGTTCAACCAAGGCACATCGCTGGAATCCAAACTGGCCCGCGACGCAGATCAACTGGCGCTCCTCGTGGACCTCAAATGCTTAAAGGATGTGGGTTACCAATCTCCACAGAAATGGCTGCCGCACGTCCTCGATCGTATGCAGACCGATGTGGCCAGGCAGTTGGCACAGGCGTTGATCGATTCCCATCGGGACGATTGGTGGTATAGACTTTTTTGTTGA
- the tolQ gene encoding protein TolQ, whose translation MTQTDIDIIQIVGSAGLMVQFVLLLLLFFSVTSWAIIIIKWRYIQKAFRESTLFTEHFWKTRDLAGAYAKAKELTGCPVARIFRIGYVELKRVTQSGRGKGQEAGQEGAAPMSTRITGADNVKRALRRAINSETTRMTQMVPFLATTGNTTPFIGLFGTVWGIMNSFHSIGQRGSASLAVVAPGISEALIATAAGLAVAIPAVIAFNFFMQKIRVVETELISFSADFLNIIERDIISGNQP comes from the coding sequence ATGACTCAAACGGATATCGATATCATCCAAATTGTTGGCAGTGCCGGTCTAATGGTGCAGTTTGTGTTGTTGTTGCTCCTGTTTTTCTCGGTCACCTCCTGGGCCATCATTATTATAAAGTGGCGGTATATTCAGAAAGCTTTCCGTGAATCGACGCTTTTTACCGAACATTTCTGGAAAACAAGGGACCTGGCGGGCGCGTATGCCAAGGCCAAAGAGCTGACCGGATGCCCGGTGGCCAGAATTTTCAGGATCGGTTACGTCGAATTGAAACGGGTCACCCAGTCGGGCCGGGGAAAAGGCCAGGAAGCGGGGCAGGAAGGGGCGGCCCCGATGAGTACGCGCATCACCGGTGCGGACAATGTCAAGCGCGCTTTGCGTCGCGCCATCAACAGCGAAACCACGCGCATGACCCAAATGGTGCCGTTTTTGGCCACGACAGGAAACACTACCCCGTTTATCGGGCTTTTTGGGACCGTATGGGGCATCATGAATTCTTTCCACAGTATCGGTCAGCGAGGGTCTGCCAGCTTGGCAGTCGTCGCACCGGGCATTTCCGAAGCGCTTATCGCGACGGCCGCAGGGTTGGCCGTGGCTATCCCCGCTGTCATCGCGTTTAATTTTTTCATGCAAAAGATACGGGTGGTCGAAACCGAGCTGATCAGCTTTTCAGCCGATTTCCTCAATATCATCGAACGCGATATTATTTCCGGCAATCAACCCTAG
- the tolR gene encoding protein TolR — MALDTNTDRLMSDINVTPFVDVMLVLLIIFMVTAPMMMQGVDVNLPEATTKPLVAQKDNLVVSIDQDQQVYINDFAVEVDYLREKLQKILENRSDRAVYFKADRSVPYGTAVKVMAEIKGAGVDKIGMVTIPVEEDRGAGNKR, encoded by the coding sequence ATGGCCCTCGACACCAATACCGATCGTCTGATGTCCGATATCAACGTCACCCCTTTCGTGGACGTGATGCTGGTGCTGCTGATTATTTTTATGGTGACGGCCCCTATGATGATGCAGGGGGTTGATGTGAACTTGCCCGAAGCGACCACAAAACCCCTCGTGGCCCAAAAAGATAACCTGGTGGTTTCCATCGACCAGGATCAACAGGTTTACATAAACGATTTCGCCGTGGAAGTGGATTATTTGAGAGAGAAGTTGCAAAAAATTTTGGAAAATCGATCCGATCGTGCTGTCTACTTCAAGGCCGACCGAAGTGTTCCATACGGTACGGCAGTAAAGGTGATGGCCGAGATTAAAGGCGCCGGCGTCGATAAGATCGGCATGGTGACCATACCGGTGGAAGAAGATCGCGGAGCAGGTAATAAGCGATAA
- a CDS encoding cell envelope integrity protein TolA, which translates to MISGIMSYPHGEHRNPFFWPFLFSFLGHILLFAFILYTPKPDVGESFFPSVIDVQMVDVQATSPSSEKSSKAADEKVAPLEETEPEQVQIEEAQPPKPAAEAEVSLAPATPKTKTALKYKTLKTQEVLKSTLERIEKKVEVAPPRPLEDTIKRLREKVEKEGRPDSAETTGSGEGTATSGKMGFGGGGKQEGELIDMYRLEIAYAIQKNWAYADQLGGDKGHLVASIVMKVLPDGRIEDIFFTDRSGNPYLDDSAYKAIIKSSPVRPHPDGLNRPFIEMGLRFTPKGVQ; encoded by the coding sequence ATGATTTCTGGAATCATGTCATATCCACACGGCGAGCATCGTAATCCGTTCTTCTGGCCTTTTTTATTCAGTTTCCTGGGGCATATACTGCTGTTCGCATTTATCCTCTACACACCGAAACCGGATGTCGGAGAGAGCTTTTTCCCATCGGTTATCGATGTGCAGATGGTGGATGTTCAGGCCACCTCGCCGTCGTCCGAAAAGTCGTCGAAAGCTGCAGACGAAAAGGTTGCTCCTTTAGAGGAAACGGAACCGGAACAGGTCCAGATAGAGGAAGCACAGCCCCCCAAGCCTGCTGCGGAGGCGGAGGTGTCGCTTGCCCCAGCCACGCCCAAGACCAAGACCGCCCTCAAATACAAGACCTTAAAAACCCAGGAAGTTTTAAAGAGCACGCTGGAGCGGATTGAAAAAAAAGTAGAAGTCGCGCCCCCCCGGCCATTGGAAGATACGATCAAACGCTTGAGGGAAAAGGTGGAAAAGGAGGGGCGCCCCGATTCAGCGGAAACAACCGGAAGTGGGGAAGGTACGGCGACAAGTGGGAAAATGGGGTTTGGGGGTGGTGGAAAGCAAGAGGGTGAACTCATAGATATGTACAGGCTCGAGATTGCCTATGCCATTCAAAAGAATTGGGCTTATGCCGATCAACTGGGCGGAGACAAGGGGCATCTCGTGGCCAGTATCGTGATGAAGGTACTTCCTGATGGTCGGATCGAAGATATTTTCTTTACCGACCGTTCGGGAAACCCTTATTTGGACGATTCGGCCTACAAGGCGATCATAAAATCCAGCCCGGTCAGGCCGCATCCGGATGGCCTGAACCGCCCTTTTATTGAAATGGGTCTGCGGTTTACGCCCAAAGGCGTACAGTAG
- the tolB gene encoding Tol-Pal system beta propeller repeat protein TolB, whose product MKVLIFVGCLCIPGEGLGDVQYIDLTNPFLRKIPMAVPVFSPVSPGGANGALNAGLADSLSRMLDFTGYFKILDRGSFLHDPKSGNITQNKINFQNWTTVGAELLITGGVNVQADELVLELRLFDTFKASLVVGKRYRGRVQDQRDMIRRFCAEVIQALTGNQGVFDSQIAFVSNGTGQKEIYVCEFDGHDVRQVTKNRSITSFPAWSSDGRYLAFTSFAKGPAKIHVRDLKSDLETIFNFSGGQIAPAWVPHRFELTATLSLGGDQEIYLLTGGGKMIKRVTNSPGIDVDATWSPDGRMIAFVSNRAGTPQIYVQEMGSNRIQRLTFEGRYNTQPSWSPKGDKIAYSSMAEGQINIHVIDIEGNHPIRLTYNQGDNEAPSWSPDGSLIAFKSTREGVARIYIMTAYGTDQRRLLALSGEQSQPRWSPNILP is encoded by the coding sequence ATGAAAGTGTTGATTTTTGTCGGATGCCTATGCATCCCAGGGGAGGGTTTGGGCGACGTTCAATACATCGATTTGACCAATCCTTTTCTAAGAAAAATACCCATGGCCGTGCCGGTATTCAGCCCCGTTTCACCTGGCGGCGCCAATGGCGCTTTGAACGCCGGTCTGGCGGACAGCCTATCGCGCATGCTCGACTTTACAGGGTATTTCAAGATCCTGGACAGAGGGTCTTTTCTTCATGACCCGAAAAGTGGAAATATCACCCAGAACAAGATTAACTTCCAGAACTGGACGACTGTCGGCGCCGAGCTGCTGATCACCGGAGGCGTGAATGTTCAGGCCGACGAGCTCGTGTTGGAGTTAAGGTTGTTCGATACATTCAAGGCTTCTCTGGTGGTGGGCAAGCGTTACCGCGGTCGTGTACAAGATCAGCGGGATATGATTCGCCGTTTTTGCGCCGAAGTCATTCAGGCCCTAACGGGGAACCAGGGGGTTTTCGATAGTCAAATCGCCTTCGTTTCAAATGGAACGGGACAAAAAGAAATTTACGTTTGTGAATTTGACGGCCATGATGTCCGGCAGGTCACGAAAAATCGCAGCATCACCTCTTTTCCCGCCTGGTCTTCCGATGGACGCTATCTCGCATTTACCTCCTTTGCAAAGGGACCTGCGAAAATCCACGTGCGAGACTTGAAGAGCGACCTGGAGACGATTTTCAATTTCAGTGGAGGCCAAATCGCGCCCGCATGGGTCCCGCACCGATTCGAACTCACGGCCACCTTGTCCTTGGGGGGAGACCAGGAAATTTATTTATTGACCGGTGGGGGGAAAATGATTAAAAGGGTGACCAATAGCCCGGGAATTGATGTGGATGCGACATGGTCGCCCGATGGCCGCATGATAGCTTTCGTTTCCAATCGGGCAGGGACTCCACAAATCTACGTCCAGGAAATGGGCAGCAACCGCATACAACGACTGACGTTTGAAGGGCGATACAATACGCAGCCCAGTTGGTCCCCCAAAGGCGATAAAATCGCCTATTCATCCATGGCGGAAGGGCAAATAAATATCCACGTCATCGATATCGAGGGAAATCACCCAATCAGACTAACCTACAATCAAGGCGATAACGAAGCACCATCCTGGTCGCCTGACGGAAGTCTTATCGCATTTAAATCCACCCGAGAGGGTGTGGCGAGAATATACATCATGACAGCATATGGAACGGACCAGAGGCGTCTGTTGGCCCTTTCCGGAGAACAGAGTCAACCCAGATGGTCGCCGAACATACTACCGTAA
- the pal gene encoding peptidoglycan-associated lipoprotein Pal: MRKNSWLVIMLVLVIPAMLFTVSCAKKAVETAPAETAQPVVTQPATDTVADQAAAERARLEQERIAAEQAKRQAAMAFSEEDVYFEFDSSALRPDAQDTLVQKAAYLRANPKVTVTVEGHCDERGTEAYNMALGERRAQSAKDFLVNLGIASNRLSIISYGEERPIDPGQNEAAWAKNRRAHFAID, translated from the coding sequence ATGAGGAAAAACAGTTGGTTGGTAATCATGTTGGTGCTTGTTATCCCGGCCATGCTATTCACGGTGTCTTGTGCCAAGAAAGCCGTTGAGACCGCGCCGGCCGAAACGGCGCAACCGGTCGTGACACAACCGGCAACGGACACGGTTGCCGATCAGGCGGCCGCAGAACGTGCACGTCTGGAGCAAGAACGAATCGCTGCGGAGCAGGCGAAACGCCAGGCGGCGATGGCCTTCAGCGAAGAGGACGTTTACTTCGAATTTGACAGCTCGGCGCTGAGGCCGGATGCACAGGATACGCTGGTTCAAAAAGCGGCTTACCTCCGAGCCAATCCGAAAGTCACCGTGACGGTCGAAGGGCATTGCGACGAGCGCGGCACCGAAGCATACAATATGGCTCTGGGGGAACGACGTGCCCAATCTGCGAAAGATTTTCTCGTGAACCTGGGTATCGCCAGCAATCGTTTGAGCATCATCAGCTATGGCGAAGAACGACCGATCGATCCCGGCCAGAATGAGGCCGCCTGGGCCAAGAACCGCCGCGCGCATTTCGCCATCGACTGA